In Lotus japonicus ecotype B-129 chromosome 5, LjGifu_v1.2, one genomic interval encodes:
- the LOC130720550 gene encoding importin subunit alpha-9, with product MADSDPSFATHKRDPLKSSPAVGDAAGSRRRQNAVTVGKERRESLLRAKRLCRVAIGGGDGGGDGDVSVDADMMIDEDQFILESQTSAAVEKLKSALAYQGKGAMQTRVGALQDLRRLLSRSEFPPVESALKAGAVSILVKCLSFGSPDEQLLEAAWCLTNIAAGSPDETKALLPALPLLIAHLGENSSSPVAEQCAWALGNVAGESEELRNVLLNQGAVLPLARMLLQNRRSTVRTAAWALSNLIKGRNPKAAIELIRVDGVLNAIVQHLKKADDELATEVVWVIVYLSALSNIATSMLVKRDALPLLVNRLATSNSLQLLIPVLRSLGNLIAGDSHSTNVVLVPGLEITDNAIKVLIKCLNGEHCVLKKEAAWVLSNIAAGSVEHKQLIYSSEAVPLLLHLLSAAPFVLKKEVAYVLGNLCVAPSKGDEKPNLILEHLVSLVQKGCLPGFIGLIRSADIEAARLGLQFVELVLRGMPNGEGPKLVECEDGIEAMERFQFHENEDLRTMANSLVDKYFGEDYGLDE from the exons ATGGCGGATTCCGATCCTAGTTTCGCTACCCACAAAAGAGACCCTCTCAAGTCCTCACCAGCAG TTGGTGATGCTGCGGGTAGCAGGAGGCGACAAAATGCGGTCACAGTTGGGAAAGAAAGAAGGGAATCGCTGCTCCGTGCGAAACGCCTTTGTAGGGTTGCGATTGGTGGCGGtgatggcggtggtgatggCGATGTTTCCGTTGATGCTGACATGATGATTGATGAAGACCAGTTCATTTTGGAGTCTCAAACTTCCGCGGCAGTGGAGAAGTTGAAATCTGCACTTGCTTATCA GGGGAAGGGTGCAATGCAGACAAGAGTAGGTGCCCTTCAAGATTTAAGGCGTTTACTGTCAAGATCCGAATTTCCTCCTGTTGAGTCTGCTCTTAAAGCTGGAGCTGTATCCATTCTAGTGAAATGTCTTTCGTTTGGTTCTCCAGATGAACAG TTGCTCGAGGCTGCTTGGTGTCTTACAAATATTGCTGCAGGGAGTCCAGATGAAACAAAAGCTTTGCTGCCTGCATTGCCTTTGCTTATTGCTCATCTAGGGG AAAATAGCTCCTCACCTGTTGCTGAACAGTGTGCTTGGGCACTAGGAAATGTGGCTGGTGAAAGTGAAGAGTTGAGGAATGTTCTGCTAAATCAAGGCGCCGTACTACCTCTTGCAAGAATGCTGCTACAAAACAGACGTTCAACTGTTAGAACAGCTGCCTGGGCTTTGTCTAACCTCATTAAG GGTCGAAATCCTAAAGCTGCTATCGAACTCATTCGTGTTGATGGAGTATTGAATGCAATTGTTCAACACTTGAAGAAAGC GGATGATGAATTAGCAACTGAAGTAGTATGGGTAATTGTTTATCTATCAGCGCTTTCAAATATAGCTACCAGCATGCTGGTGAAGAGGGATGCACTTCCATTGCTTGTGAATAGATTAGCAACATCAAACAGTTTACAGTTACTGATTCCG GTTTTGCGAAGTTTAGGTAATCTCATTGCTGGTGATTCCCATTCAACTAATGTTGTTCTTGTACCTGGACTTGAAATTACAG ATAATGCCATAAAAGTCCTGATAAAATGTCTGAATGGCGAACACTGTGTCTTAAAGAAG GAAGCAGCCTGGGTGCTGTCTAATATAGCTGCTGGTTCTGTTGAGCACAAGCAGCTGATATATTCTAGTGAGGCAGTGCCTTTGCTATTGCACTTACTTTCTGCTGCTCCATTTGTCTTAAAAAAAGAAGTAGCTTATGTATTGGGTAACCTTTGTGTTGCCCCATCTAAAGGTGATGAGAAGCCAAATCTGATCCTGGAGCACCTGGTTTCACTTGTTCAAAAAGGATGTTTACCTGGATTTATTGGTTTGATTAGATCTGCTGATATTGAAGCTGCTAGGCTAGGACTTCAGTTTGTAGAGCTG GTTCTGAGGGGGATGCCAAATGGTGAGGGGCCAAAGCTTGTTGAATGTGAAGATGGGATTGAAGCCATGGAAAGATTTCAGTTTCACGAAAATGAAGATCTAAGAACAATGGCCAACAGCTTAGTTGACAAGTATTTCGGAGAGGACTATGGGCTTGATGAGTAG
- the LOC130718141 gene encoding lipid phosphate phosphatase gamma, whose product MSTAALKAVTLTHVRYQRGDRIGHFLAWVSLVPVFISLGGFFCHFMFRRELQGIFFAVGLVISQFINELVKTTVQQARPETCAILEICDSHGWPSSHCQYMFFFATYLTLVYASKGFTVFQNNLIVHLATWSLAFLTVFSRVYLGYHTLAQVFAGTILGVSLGAIWFWVVNTVLRPYFSLIEESEFGKRFYVKDTSHIPNVLKFEYEQARAARKNVPSTSNKSD is encoded by the coding sequence ATGTCCACGGCGGCGCTGAAGGCCGTAACACTAACCCACGTCCGATACCAACGCGGCGACCGCATCGGCCACTTCCTCGCCTGGGTATCCCTCGTCCCAGTCTTCATCAGCCTCGGCGGTTTCTTCTGCCACTTCATGTTCCGCCGCGAGCTCCAAGGCATCTTCTTCGCCGTCGGCCTCGTCATCTCGCAGTTCATCAACGAGCTCGTCAAAACCACCGTGCAACAAGCCCGCCCTGAAACCTGCGCCATCCTCGAAATCTGCGATTCCCATGGCTGGCCCTCGAGTCACTGCCAGTACATGTTCTTCTTCGCCACCTACCTCACCCTCGTCTACGCCTCCAAAGGGTTCACCGTTTTCCAGAACAATCTCATCGTTCACCTCGCTACCTGGTCGCTCGCGTTTCTCACTGTGTTCTCGAGGGTTTATCTGGGTTACCACACGCTTGCTCAGGTTTTCGCTGGTACCATTTTGGGGGTTTCTCTTGGTGCGATTTGGTTCTGGGTTGTTAACACTGTGTTGCGTCCTTATTTTTCTCTGATTGAAGAAAGTGAGTTTGGGAAGCGGTTTTATGTGAAGGACACTTCGCATATCCCCAATGTGTTGAAGTTTGAGTATGAACAAGCCAGAGCTGCCAGGAAAAACGTGCCCTCCACCTCTAATAAGTCTGATTGA